A part of Anaeromyxobacter diazotrophicus genomic DNA contains:
- the cysS gene encoding cysteine--tRNA ligase: MAIQIHDTLAGKKREFVPLEPGQVRFYACGPTVYDHAHVGHARSYVVWDVVVRHLRARGYQVKYVRNFTDVDDKIIKRANERGEDPIALADFYARAFDEDMAALGNGPPDVAPRVSGHLPQIVALIERLVARGFAYAPGNGDVYYAVRKFPEYGRLAKRNLDDLLSGARVDPGEAKRDPLDFALWKGAKPGEPAWDSPWGRGRPGWHIECSAMSAAHLGEPIDLHGGGKDLVFPHHTNEIAQSVAAGGEGELRAEGYSRYWMHHGFVEIDDQKMSKSLGNFFTVRDVLAKFDPEAVRVFLLNTHYRNPINYSDAVLVEAEKRLVYLYETLQKADALGAGAPAGEGAADGDLVEACRAALDDDFNTAAVLGLLADAFTAANALADKKGKKTPEDRARLARFARDARLAGHELGIVQRPPAAALAALRDRAAARRGVDQALVARRLEERAAARKAKDFARSDAIRDELLALGVALMDGPQGTTWKVE; encoded by the coding sequence ATGGCCATCCAGATCCACGACACCCTCGCCGGGAAGAAGCGCGAGTTCGTCCCCCTCGAGCCGGGGCAGGTCCGCTTCTACGCCTGCGGCCCCACCGTCTACGACCACGCCCACGTCGGGCACGCGCGCAGCTACGTGGTCTGGGACGTGGTGGTGCGCCACCTCCGCGCCCGCGGCTACCAGGTGAAGTACGTCCGCAACTTCACCGACGTGGACGACAAGATCATCAAGCGCGCGAACGAGCGGGGCGAGGATCCCATCGCGCTGGCGGACTTCTACGCCCGCGCCTTCGACGAGGACATGGCCGCGCTCGGCAACGGGCCGCCGGACGTGGCGCCGCGCGTCTCCGGGCACCTGCCGCAGATCGTCGCGCTCATCGAGCGCCTCGTCGCGCGCGGCTTCGCCTACGCGCCCGGGAACGGCGACGTCTACTACGCGGTCCGCAAGTTCCCCGAGTACGGCCGCCTGGCCAAGCGCAACCTCGACGATCTGCTGTCGGGCGCGCGCGTCGACCCCGGCGAGGCCAAGCGCGACCCGCTCGACTTCGCGCTGTGGAAGGGCGCGAAGCCCGGCGAGCCGGCCTGGGACTCGCCCTGGGGCCGGGGGCGGCCGGGCTGGCACATCGAGTGCTCGGCCATGAGCGCCGCGCACCTCGGCGAGCCCATCGACCTCCACGGCGGCGGCAAGGACCTCGTCTTCCCCCACCACACCAACGAGATCGCGCAGTCGGTGGCGGCCGGGGGCGAGGGGGAGCTCCGCGCGGAGGGGTACTCCCGTTACTGGATGCACCACGGCTTCGTCGAGATCGACGACCAGAAGATGTCGAAGTCGCTCGGCAACTTCTTCACCGTGCGCGACGTGCTGGCCAAGTTCGACCCGGAGGCGGTGCGGGTCTTCCTGCTCAACACCCACTACCGCAACCCCATCAACTACAGCGACGCGGTGCTGGTGGAGGCGGAGAAGCGGCTCGTCTACCTGTACGAGACGCTGCAGAAGGCGGACGCGCTCGGCGCCGGCGCGCCGGCCGGCGAGGGCGCCGCCGACGGCGACCTCGTCGAGGCCTGCCGCGCCGCGCTCGACGACGACTTCAACACCGCCGCCGTGCTCGGCCTGCTCGCCGACGCGTTCACCGCCGCCAACGCCCTCGCCGACAAGAAGGGCAAGAAGACCCCGGAGGACCGGGCGCGCCTGGCCCGCTTCGCCCGCGACGCGCGGCTCGCCGGCCACGAGCTCGGCATCGTGCAGCGGCCTCCGGCAGCGGCGCTGGCGGCGCTGCGCGACCGGGCCGCGGCGCGGCGCGGCGTCGACCAGGCGCTGGTGGCCCGGCGCCTCGAGGAGCGCGCCGCGGCGCGGAAGGCGAAGGACTTCGCCCGCTCCGACGCCATCCGCGACGAGCTCCTCGCCCTGGGCGTCGCGCTCATGGACGGGCCGCAGGGCACCACCTGGAAGGTGGAGTAG
- the uvrB gene encoding excinuclease ABC subunit UvrB, with translation MSFAIKSPYQPTGDQPRAVRELTEGLRRGDLAQVLLGVTGSGKTFTVANVVAEVKRPTLVIAHNKTLAAQLYGEFKELFPDAAVHYFVSYYDYYQPEAYVPSTDTYIEKDSSINDEIDRMRHAATHALLTRNDVLIVASVSCIYGLGTAEAYYGLLQQVEKGQEFLRDRFIRSLIDIQYERNDLDFHRGTFRVRGDTLEVFPPYEEERAVRIEFFGDVVDRITEFDPLRGQNLGELDKVAIFPNSHYVSAPETRKRAIDGICEELRGRLQELRAQDKLVEAQRLEQRTMFDLEMLEQMGFCSGIENYSRWLSGRRAGDAPPCLIDYFPKDFLLVIDESHQTVPQIGAMYRGDRSRKETLVDFGFRLPSALDNRPLKFEEFERIVKQGIYVSATPARYELDRAGGVVVEQIIRPTGLVDPEVEVRPVGTQVDDLLAEVRTRATAGERVLVTTLTKRMAEDLTEYYTDVGVRCRYLHSDIDTLERSALIRDLRRGEFDVLIGINLLREGLDIPEVSLVAVLDADKEGFLRSEVSLIQTIGRAARNLNGRVLLYADKVTDSMRKALDETNRRREIQRRYNEEHGITPQSVRRNITDLHLAEAPAGELPVPLAADGAEYQPEELPRMIAELEKEMKAASQALEFERAAQLRDRVLALKDLQLGVVRKLGVGMKGLLGSGANLAAGDAARAPRRAQAMRRRRR, from the coding sequence GTGTCCTTCGCGATCAAGAGCCCCTACCAGCCGACCGGCGACCAGCCGCGCGCCGTCCGCGAGCTGACGGAGGGGCTGCGCCGCGGCGACCTGGCGCAGGTGCTCCTGGGGGTGACGGGCTCGGGCAAGACCTTCACCGTCGCCAACGTGGTGGCGGAGGTGAAGCGGCCGACGCTCGTCATCGCCCACAACAAGACCCTGGCGGCGCAGCTCTACGGCGAGTTCAAGGAGCTCTTCCCCGACGCCGCCGTCCACTACTTCGTCAGCTACTACGACTACTACCAGCCCGAGGCGTACGTCCCCTCGACCGACACGTACATCGAGAAGGACTCGTCCATCAACGACGAGATCGACCGCATGCGGCACGCGGCGACCCACGCGCTCCTCACCCGCAACGACGTGCTCATCGTGGCGTCGGTGTCGTGCATCTACGGCCTCGGCACCGCCGAGGCGTACTACGGGCTGTTGCAGCAGGTGGAGAAGGGCCAGGAGTTCCTGCGCGACCGCTTCATCCGCTCCCTCATCGACATCCAGTACGAGCGGAACGACCTCGACTTCCACCGCGGCACCTTCCGCGTCCGCGGCGACACGCTCGAGGTCTTCCCTCCGTACGAGGAGGAGCGCGCCGTCCGCATCGAGTTCTTCGGCGACGTGGTGGACCGCATCACCGAGTTCGACCCCCTGCGCGGCCAGAACCTGGGGGAGCTGGACAAGGTCGCCATCTTCCCCAACAGCCACTACGTCTCGGCGCCGGAGACGCGCAAGCGCGCCATCGACGGGATCTGCGAGGAGCTGCGCGGCCGGCTCCAGGAGCTGCGCGCGCAGGACAAGCTGGTCGAGGCGCAGCGGCTCGAGCAGCGGACGATGTTCGACCTCGAGATGCTGGAGCAGATGGGCTTCTGCTCGGGGATCGAGAACTACTCGCGCTGGCTCTCCGGGCGCCGGGCCGGCGACGCGCCGCCCTGCCTCATCGACTACTTCCCGAAGGACTTCCTGCTCGTCATCGACGAGTCCCACCAGACCGTGCCGCAGATCGGCGCCATGTACCGCGGCGACCGCTCCCGCAAGGAGACGCTGGTGGACTTCGGCTTCCGCCTGCCCTCGGCGCTCGACAACCGCCCGCTCAAGTTCGAGGAGTTCGAGCGCATCGTGAAGCAGGGCATCTACGTCTCCGCCACCCCGGCCCGGTACGAGCTCGACCGGGCGGGCGGCGTGGTGGTGGAGCAGATCATCCGGCCCACCGGCCTCGTGGACCCGGAGGTGGAGGTGCGGCCGGTCGGGACGCAGGTGGACGACCTCCTGGCGGAGGTGCGGACGCGCGCCACGGCGGGCGAGCGCGTCCTCGTCACCACCCTCACCAAGCGCATGGCGGAGGATCTGACCGAGTACTACACCGACGTCGGCGTCCGCTGCCGCTACCTGCACTCCGACATCGACACGCTGGAGCGGAGCGCCCTCATCCGCGACCTGCGGCGGGGCGAGTTCGACGTCCTCATCGGCATCAACCTGCTGCGCGAGGGGCTCGACATCCCGGAGGTGTCGCTGGTGGCGGTGCTCGACGCCGACAAGGAGGGGTTCCTGCGCAGCGAGGTCTCGCTCATCCAGACCATCGGCCGCGCCGCCCGCAACCTGAACGGCCGGGTGCTGCTCTACGCCGACAAGGTCACCGACTCGATGCGCAAGGCGCTCGACGAGACGAACCGGCGGCGCGAGATCCAGCGCCGGTACAACGAGGAACACGGGATCACTCCCCAGTCGGTGCGGAGGAACATCACCGACCTGCACCTGGCCGAGGCCCCGGCGGGCGAGCTGCCCGTGCCGCTGGCGGCCGACGGCGCCGAGTACCAGCCGGAGGAGCTCCCGCGCATGATCGCCGAGCTGGAGAAGGAGATGAAGGCCGCCTCGCAGGCGCTCGAGTTCGAGCGGGCGGCCCAGCTCCGGGACCGCGTCCTGGCGCTGAAGGACCTCCAGCTCGGGGTGGTGCGGAAGCTCGGCGTCGGGATGAAGGGCCTGCTCGGCTCGGGGGCCAACCTCGCGGCCGGCGACGCGGCCCGGGCGCCTCGCCGGGCCCAGGCGATGCGGCGCCGG